From the genome of Desmodus rotundus isolate HL8 chromosome 2, HLdesRot8A.1, whole genome shotgun sequence, one region includes:
- the SPATA3 gene encoding spermatogenesis-associated protein 3: MKKGKKKKAESRRRGSTSQHSSSDSCPQQQQQPSSDSPCQQQPSSGSTPQQQPNSGSTPQQQPSSGSTPQQPVSQALAIPEVRRSAQGLLSQSTGTKASPGSKKTGTPTRPVPRPFCSCTTCPGSSACWRRLGLCHSRIFDVLLPRAWPTMPGRGIPSLLTFYRRPARKHSSHRNSRAPSSRDCGCGSGGLGSRLPHH; encoded by the exons ATGAAGAAGGGCAAAAAGAAGAAGGCAGAGTCCAGACGCCGCGGCTCCACTTCACAGCACAGTAGCTCTGactcctgcccccagcagcagcagcagcccagctCCGACTCCCCCTGCCAGCAGCAGCCCAGCTCGGGGTCCACCCCCCAGCAGCAGCCCAACTCGGGGTCCACCCCACAGCAACAGCCCAGCTCAGGGTCCACCCCACAGCAGCCTGTGTCCCAGGCCCTCGCAATTCCTGAAGTCAGGCGGTCAGCTCAGGGCCTGCTGTCTCAGAGCACTGGCACAAAAGCATCCCCTGGATCCAAGAAAACAG GGACTCCGACGCGGCCAGTCCCGCGCCCCTTCTGTTCCTGCACCACTTGCCCCGGCAGCTCTGCTTGCTGGCGTCGTCTGGGCCTGTGCCACAGCCGCATCTTCGATGTCCTTCTGCCTCGGGCCTGGCCGACCATGCCAGGGAGAGGAATCCCAAGCCTCCTCACCTTCTACAG AAGACCTGCAAGAAAGCACTCCAGTCATCGTAATTCACGTGCTCCAAGCTCTcgggactgtggctgtggctctgGGGGCCTTGGGAGCCGCCTACCACATCATTGA